The following coding sequences lie in one Gadus macrocephalus chromosome 1, ASM3116895v1 genomic window:
- the bcas1 gene encoding breast carcinoma-amplified sequence 1 isoform X5: MGNENSKKKGPIKDGKNGEKHLNGKVNSLKVKNKSDQNGATIEKAEKPNGELTTNTKNKESIVETDGFNVEAPVNGSKDIPGISSEAQVISPKNVPTIQKQQTDEAKGVLKDDEEAPSSSLLLQADTAKNQDSETLEEPKSVPLDLKLAAGQTDNDDQKSQPEEKKEESDQNPVMNFFKTLVTPTKSQKKETATPDVTKDQPPKETPPTVASTTVAQVPEPPAAAKGMSIPPPPPPEPPKMEIKGGLAAQQQKPTPKEGAKASAKQPDAAKGKSAKETLSSFFRSKASKPKSAPSSGANAPAKTDAVEIQEVLQQVDQVQDTVPDEPEPVLEVKETVECLPQPVVEVQKADASKTTTLEADVKPQAAAPLPDDKKPAAKSPFFSFFKPKVLVNQMAAKVQSASTSGVRLLRRTAGGAAEPKKETAAPPAAMEAAQNTKAKEEPKAATKTAEASVENKAPSEAAQGGDESAKAPKKLEKRNSINLFFKTLSQKRNSLDAGVQTESAAAAPASEKTK, from the exons ATGGGCAACGAAAATTCAAAAAAGAAAGGCCCAATAAAG GATGGGAAAAATGGGGAAAAGCATTTGAATGGAAAAGTTAACAGCCTCAAAGTGAAAAACAAGTCAGATCAGAATGGAG CTACCATTGAGAAGGCTGAAAAGCCAAATGGTGAGCTGACCACAAACACCAAAAATAAAGAATCGATAGTTGAAACAGACGGCTTCAATGTTGAAGCACCAGTTAACGGCAGTAAGGACATCCCAGGGATTTCATCAGAAGCTCAGGTAATTTCCCCAAAAAATGTCCCAACCATTCAAAAACAGCAGACGGATGAGGCCAAGGGGGTTCTCAAGGATGATGAAGAAGcgccttcttcttctcttcttctc CAAGCCGACACAGCGAAGAATCAAGACTCAGAGACGCTTGAGGAGCCAAAGAGTGTGCCTTTAGATCTTAAACTAGCAGCAGGACAAACTGATAACGACGATCAAAAGAGTCAACCAGAGGAGAAAAAAGAGGAGAGCGACCAGAATCCAGTTATGAACTTCTTCAAAACACTA GTGACTCCTACTAAATCGCAAAAAAAGGAAACAGCTACCCCTGATGTTACAAAAGATCAG CCCCCGAAGGAGACTCCGCCAACAGTAGCCTCTACAACT GTCGCACAAGTACCTGAGCCTCCGGCTGCAGCCAAAGGAATGTCtatcccacctccccctcctccagaaCCGCCTAAAATGGAAATTAAAGGGGGGCTAGCCGCCCAGCAACAGAAACCCACACCAAAGGAAGGGGCGAAGGCCTCTGCAAAGCAGCCAGATGCCGCAAAGGGCAAATCGGCTAAGGAGACACTGAGCAGCTTTTTCCGTTCAAAG GCATCTAAACCCAAGAGTGCCCCGTCAAGTGGAGCCAATGCCCCAGCCAAGACAGATGCAGTG GAAATCCAGGAAGTGTTGCAACAAGTTGATCAAGTGCAG GACACTGTGCCGGACGAGCCTGAACCTGTTTTAGAAGTCAAG GAAACAGTGGAGTGCTTGCCACAACCAGTTGTTGAGGTGCAG AAGGCTGACGCCTCCAAGACCACCACGCTGGAGGCGGATGTGAAGCCACAGGCGGCAGCCCCCCTGCCGGACGACAAGAAACCTGCAGCAAAGTCccccttcttttccttcttcaAGCCCAAG GTACTGGTAAACCAAATGGCAGCTAAAGTCCAATCCGCCTCCACGAGCGGAGTTCGGCTCCTCAGGAGAACTGCCGGAGGG GCTGCAGAGCCCAAGAAGGAGACTGCTGCACCCCCTGCAGCCATGGAGGCAGCCCAAAATACCAAGGCCAAGGAGGAGCCTAAAGCTGCCACCAAAACGGCAGAGGCCTCTGTAGAAAACAAGGCCCCCTCAGAAGCTGCTCAGGGTGGAGACGAATCCGCCAAAGCCCCCAAAAAGTTAGAGAAGAGGAACTCCATTAACTTGTTCTTCAAGACCCTG AGCCAGAAACGCAACTCTTTAGATGCTGGGGTCCAGACAGAGTCAGCGGCTGCCGCTCCTGCCTCAGAGAAGACCAAATGA
- the bcas1 gene encoding breast carcinoma-amplified sequence 1 isoform X1, with translation MGNENSKKKGPIKDGKNGEKHLNGKVNSLKVKNKSDQNGATIEKAEKPNGELTTNTKNKESIVETDGFNVEAPVNGSKDIPGISSEAQVISPKNVPTIQKQQTDEAKGVLKDDEEAPSSSLLLQADTAKNQDSETLEEPKSVPLDLKLAAGQTDNDDQKSQPEEKKEESDQNPVMNFFKTLVTPTKSQKKETATPDVTKDQPPKETPPTVASTTVAQVPEPPAAAKGMSIPPPPPPEPPKMEIKGGLAAQQQKPTPKEGAKASAKQPDAAKGKSAKETLSSFFRSKASKPKSAPSSGANAPAKTDAVEIQEVLQQVDQVQDTVPDEPEPVLEVKETVECLPQPVVEVQTVEEVVPEPVVVEVEKADASKTTTLEADVKPQAAAPLPDDKKPAAKSPFFSFFKPKVLVNQMAAKVQSASTSGVRLLRRTAGGAAEPKKETAAPPAAMEAAQNTKAKEEPKAATKTAEASVENKAPSEAAQGGDESAKAPKKLEKRNSINLFFKTLSQKRNSLDAGVQTESAAAAPASEKTK, from the exons ATGGGCAACGAAAATTCAAAAAAGAAAGGCCCAATAAAG GATGGGAAAAATGGGGAAAAGCATTTGAATGGAAAAGTTAACAGCCTCAAAGTGAAAAACAAGTCAGATCAGAATGGAG CTACCATTGAGAAGGCTGAAAAGCCAAATGGTGAGCTGACCACAAACACCAAAAATAAAGAATCGATAGTTGAAACAGACGGCTTCAATGTTGAAGCACCAGTTAACGGCAGTAAGGACATCCCAGGGATTTCATCAGAAGCTCAGGTAATTTCCCCAAAAAATGTCCCAACCATTCAAAAACAGCAGACGGATGAGGCCAAGGGGGTTCTCAAGGATGATGAAGAAGcgccttcttcttctcttcttctc CAAGCCGACACAGCGAAGAATCAAGACTCAGAGACGCTTGAGGAGCCAAAGAGTGTGCCTTTAGATCTTAAACTAGCAGCAGGACAAACTGATAACGACGATCAAAAGAGTCAACCAGAGGAGAAAAAAGAGGAGAGCGACCAGAATCCAGTTATGAACTTCTTCAAAACACTA GTGACTCCTACTAAATCGCAAAAAAAGGAAACAGCTACCCCTGATGTTACAAAAGATCAG CCCCCGAAGGAGACTCCGCCAACAGTAGCCTCTACAACT GTCGCACAAGTACCTGAGCCTCCGGCTGCAGCCAAAGGAATGTCtatcccacctccccctcctccagaaCCGCCTAAAATGGAAATTAAAGGGGGGCTAGCCGCCCAGCAACAGAAACCCACACCAAAGGAAGGGGCGAAGGCCTCTGCAAAGCAGCCAGATGCCGCAAAGGGCAAATCGGCTAAGGAGACACTGAGCAGCTTTTTCCGTTCAAAG GCATCTAAACCCAAGAGTGCCCCGTCAAGTGGAGCCAATGCCCCAGCCAAGACAGATGCAGTG GAAATCCAGGAAGTGTTGCAACAAGTTGATCAAGTGCAG GACACTGTGCCGGACGAGCCTGAACCTGTTTTAGAAGTCAAG GAAACAGTGGAGTGCTTGCCACAACCAGTTGTTGAGGTGCAG ACAGTAGAGGAGGTGGTCCCAGAGCCTGTTGTTGTAGAAGTAGAG AAGGCTGACGCCTCCAAGACCACCACGCTGGAGGCGGATGTGAAGCCACAGGCGGCAGCCCCCCTGCCGGACGACAAGAAACCTGCAGCAAAGTCccccttcttttccttcttcaAGCCCAAG GTACTGGTAAACCAAATGGCAGCTAAAGTCCAATCCGCCTCCACGAGCGGAGTTCGGCTCCTCAGGAGAACTGCCGGAGGG GCTGCAGAGCCCAAGAAGGAGACTGCTGCACCCCCTGCAGCCATGGAGGCAGCCCAAAATACCAAGGCCAAGGAGGAGCCTAAAGCTGCCACCAAAACGGCAGAGGCCTCTGTAGAAAACAAGGCCCCCTCAGAAGCTGCTCAGGGTGGAGACGAATCCGCCAAAGCCCCCAAAAAGTTAGAGAAGAGGAACTCCATTAACTTGTTCTTCAAGACCCTG AGCCAGAAACGCAACTCTTTAGATGCTGGGGTCCAGACAGAGTCAGCGGCTGCCGCTCCTGCCTCAGAGAAGACCAAATGA
- the bcas1 gene encoding breast carcinoma-amplified sequence 1 isoform X16 has product MGNENSKKKGPIKDGKNGEKHLNGKVNSLKVKNKSDQNGATIEKAEKPNGELTTNTKNKESIVETDGFNVEAPVNGSKDIPGISSEAQVISPKNVPTIQKQQTDEAKGVLKDDEEAPSSSLLLQADTAKNQDSETLEEPKSVPLDLKLAAGQTDNDDQKSQPEEKKEESDQNPVMNFFKTLVTPTKSQKKETATPDVTKDQPPKETPPTVASTTVAQVPEPPAAAKGMSIPPPPPPEPPKMEIKGGLAAQQQKPTPKEGAKASAKQPDAAKGKSAKETLSSFFRSKASKPKSAPSSGANAPAKTDAVEIQEVLQQVDQVQDTVPDEPEPVLEVKETVECLPQPVVEVQTVEEVVPEPVVVEVEKADASKTTTLEADVKPQAAAPLPDDKKPAAKSPFFSFFKPKSQKRNSLDAGVQTESAAAAPASEKTK; this is encoded by the exons ATGGGCAACGAAAATTCAAAAAAGAAAGGCCCAATAAAG GATGGGAAAAATGGGGAAAAGCATTTGAATGGAAAAGTTAACAGCCTCAAAGTGAAAAACAAGTCAGATCAGAATGGAG CTACCATTGAGAAGGCTGAAAAGCCAAATGGTGAGCTGACCACAAACACCAAAAATAAAGAATCGATAGTTGAAACAGACGGCTTCAATGTTGAAGCACCAGTTAACGGCAGTAAGGACATCCCAGGGATTTCATCAGAAGCTCAGGTAATTTCCCCAAAAAATGTCCCAACCATTCAAAAACAGCAGACGGATGAGGCCAAGGGGGTTCTCAAGGATGATGAAGAAGcgccttcttcttctcttcttctc CAAGCCGACACAGCGAAGAATCAAGACTCAGAGACGCTTGAGGAGCCAAAGAGTGTGCCTTTAGATCTTAAACTAGCAGCAGGACAAACTGATAACGACGATCAAAAGAGTCAACCAGAGGAGAAAAAAGAGGAGAGCGACCAGAATCCAGTTATGAACTTCTTCAAAACACTA GTGACTCCTACTAAATCGCAAAAAAAGGAAACAGCTACCCCTGATGTTACAAAAGATCAG CCCCCGAAGGAGACTCCGCCAACAGTAGCCTCTACAACT GTCGCACAAGTACCTGAGCCTCCGGCTGCAGCCAAAGGAATGTCtatcccacctccccctcctccagaaCCGCCTAAAATGGAAATTAAAGGGGGGCTAGCCGCCCAGCAACAGAAACCCACACCAAAGGAAGGGGCGAAGGCCTCTGCAAAGCAGCCAGATGCCGCAAAGGGCAAATCGGCTAAGGAGACACTGAGCAGCTTTTTCCGTTCAAAG GCATCTAAACCCAAGAGTGCCCCGTCAAGTGGAGCCAATGCCCCAGCCAAGACAGATGCAGTG GAAATCCAGGAAGTGTTGCAACAAGTTGATCAAGTGCAG GACACTGTGCCGGACGAGCCTGAACCTGTTTTAGAAGTCAAG GAAACAGTGGAGTGCTTGCCACAACCAGTTGTTGAGGTGCAG ACAGTAGAGGAGGTGGTCCCAGAGCCTGTTGTTGTAGAAGTAGAG AAGGCTGACGCCTCCAAGACCACCACGCTGGAGGCGGATGTGAAGCCACAGGCGGCAGCCCCCCTGCCGGACGACAAGAAACCTGCAGCAAAGTCccccttcttttccttcttcaAGCCCAAG AGCCAGAAACGCAACTCTTTAGATGCTGGGGTCCAGACAGAGTCAGCGGCTGCCGCTCCTGCCTCAGAGAAGACCAAATGA